The Pseudomonas sp. GD03919 region CTGAAACAGCAGCGTCTTCTGCAGCGCGTTGCGGGCTTCGACCGCACGCAGGATGCCCGGTTCGATGCCTTCGTGTTCGGCCGTGCGAATCAGCGCTTTCACGTCCTTGGGAAAGCACGAGCCGCCGTAACCGCAACCGGCATAGATGAAGTGCGTGCCGATACGGCGGTCGCTGCCAATGCCACGGCGCACCTCCTCGATGTCCACCCCGAGACGCGCACAAATGCCGGCCATTTCATTGATCAAGGAAATCTTGGTCGCCAGGAAGGCGTTGGCCGCGTACTTGCTGAACTCGGCAGCGCGCACGCCCATGCACAGCAGGCGATCATGATTGCGTAGAAACGGCGCATACAGCCTGCGCAGCAGCTCACGGCCGCGCTCATCGTCACAGCCGACGATGACCCGATCAGGGCGCATGAAGTCCTCGACCGCCGAGCCTTCCTTGAGAAATTCCGGGTTGCTCGCCACCAGCACCCGTGCGGTTTTCTCGCGGCGCGCCAGCCCGGCATTGATGCGCTGCGCCACACGCTCTGCAGTGCCCACCGGTACGGTGGATTTGTCGACGACCAGGCACGCATGATCGAGCCGTTCACCCAGCTCGTCGGCCACCGCCAGAACATGGCTCAAATCGGCCGAGCCGTCTTCGCCACTGGGTGTACCCACGGCAATGAAGATGACTTCGGCGCGGCGGACTCCCGCCTGCAACTGCGCGGTAAAGCTGAGCTGGCCGCCTGCCAGTTGCGCCCTGAGCATCGCCTCCAGGCCAGGCTCATAAATCGGTACTTCACCCCGCGCAAGCATCGCCACGCGCTGCGGATCGCGCTCGACGCACACCACCTGATTGCCCATCTCCGCAAAACAGGTGGCCGTCACCAGCCCCACGTAACCCGCTCCTATCACGCAAATCTGCATCGCCGCACCCTCCAGGTCGTTGCTGCGATTGCAACCAAACCCGGTGGCAGTCATGTGACGAAATGGCGAAGCAATGATGACGAGCGCCGCTGTTGCACCCGGTCATCTGCCTATGTGCAACAGCCAGCAGAGGAACGCGCGCAACTGCTGGTACTGCTACGCAAGCTGTATCGGGAAAGCTAATTAAGGCTGGTATGAGCACTTCCTACTGAACCATCACCAATAATCTGTCAGCCTGCGCGGACAAAAAATCGGGCCTTACGGCCCGAAAAGTACTCCACCTTGTTCGCGGGGCTTGGCCGCTTCACATTTGGGGTCAGTCAAGGGGGCAACTGTGCGCGCCATAGGGATACGCCATTTATCGAACCGAAAGTATCCCTAAACGCATCCCTAAAATAGGGATATGTATATAGACAACGGGAGACAACCAGAAACAACGGAAAGCGCCAGAAGACCCGCAAATACTGGGCTTGATAGACAAGAGGAGACAAATATAAGCAAAGAACTGGTGCCCGGAGCGGGAATCGAACCCGCACGCCCGAAGGCTCCGGATTTTAAGTCCGGTATGTCTACCAGTTTCATCATCCGGGCTTGTAAAAACAACAGGTTACAGCCTTTTGTTACTCATCATCAACGTATCCCGGAACGGGCTCCGGGGTGCCCATCTGGTGCGGAATCGGCAAGGACACAGGTAATTTTAAGTCTCCTGCGTCTACCGATTTCGCCATTCGGGCAGTAGCGCTGTGCGAAGGGCGGACTATATACAGCCCTTCGCCTCCTCGCAAGGCATGTGGAACATGCCTGCAAGAATGAAAAAAGCCTCGTAAATCATGGATCTACGAGGCTTTTTAAATTGGAGGCTGAGGTCGGAATCGAACCGGCGTTCACGGATTTGCAATCCGGTGCATAACCACTCTGCAACTCAGCCATGAAGCAAACGAGTAGCTTTGGCGACTCGTATAAAACTGGAGCGGGAAACGGGTTTCCCCGTCGATCCCTATCCTATTGATTCAACAGAGGTTTTTGGTACACCGCTCTGCTTGACGGACTGGATTATGTACTACCCTTGCTGTCTTGGCAAGCGCTTTCTCACGACACCGCTTCAAGTGCTTGTTTTTTGGTCATATCGTCTCTTCATCTTACCCGATCATTGCCTGCATGCCCCTGGGCAGCAGCAACCATGCGGTGACTGATGCCGAACAAGAAGCACCGCCCCAGCCTGCATCTACCACTCCGCGTCCCTGCTCCAGCCAAGAAGAGCTTGTAGGTGCTGCCTCAGGTCATGGTGCCAGGCGAAGCAACCTTCATAGTGGCAATGTTGCCTGGTTTGTCCCGCCATGGACGTTCTTTCACTGACAAGGACACTGCAATTCAGCAGAAGCCCGAGCAGCACAAAAATAACGCAATCCAACCCTAAAGAATTCTCATTTGTAGCCGTTAACCCGTAGGGAACTTATACAAAAATTTTATCAGCCTGCATTGAATAAGAATCCACGAGAAGACGTTTCAACGCAGGCAAGATAAAGCAGAATTGCCGCATGGAATCGCACAACGAAGTGCTGCAATACCGGACGGGCGAACACAAACCCTGCACGGATACATTGTTCAATACCACTGAAGGAGATCGTATATGAAGATCAAACAAACCATGCTGTCGGCTGCTCTTGCCGCTGCGACGATGTGTGCCGCTGGCGCTGCATTTGCTGGCCCGCCAGTGACCGTAACATTCAAAAACCTCAGCACTCAAGAGGCCACCTACAAGGTCGTCACCAATAATGAGGTGAGTACCAACACCAATGCAAGCCCTAAGCCAAAAACGACAGTGCAGCCTCAAGGTGCTGACACATACGTTGTGCAAAATATCATCAGCCCCGATGCCAACGCAGCAACCGTGCGCTATACCATAGGCAGTAAGACCTGCGTCTTCGGTACAACCTTCGTAAATCAAATCTCGGGCGGCGCTCTGCTACCTGGCGGCCCAACTAAAATTCCGAAATGGAACAAAACTGCAACCGCTAGCGGTGGGGCAGTCTGCACCGCCACCATCAAATCGCAGAATTTGTCAAACTACTCGTGGACGGTTGAATTCACGATGAAGTAACTGACAACGGGCGACCCGGCATATGTAACTGGTCGCCCCTCTTTCTGAAAGCGCAATGCAGATTACAATTCCTACGGGACGCTATATGAATAGCATTAATCAACTTGGCACAACCACGCCTCAACAAACTCAAGTAAGCGAACGCAGTTTTGTTAATAAAACTGGGGA contains the following coding sequences:
- a CDS encoding UDP-glucose dehydrogenase family protein, whose translation is MQICVIGAGYVGLVTATCFAEMGNQVVCVERDPQRVAMLARGEVPIYEPGLEAMLRAQLAGGQLSFTAQLQAGVRRAEVIFIAVGTPSGEDGSADLSHVLAVADELGERLDHACLVVDKSTVPVGTAERVAQRINAGLARREKTARVLVASNPEFLKEGSAVEDFMRPDRVIVGCDDERGRELLRRLYAPFLRNHDRLLCMGVRAAEFSKYAANAFLATKISLINEMAGICARLGVDIEEVRRGIGSDRRIGTHFIYAGCGYGGSCFPKDVKALIRTAEHEGIEPGILRAVEARNALQKTLLFQALREHFNGHLQGRVVALWGLAFKPGTDDLREAPSLVLLDALLTAGAKVQACDPAATAAVAARYAGAVEAGQLVLSESPYAVTQGADALVLVTEWKQFRQPDFPRIRGVMRMPVLFDGRNIYDAEQLAQLGFLYRGIGRPASGSCKASAA